In Yarrowia lipolytica chromosome 1F, complete sequence, a genomic segment contains:
- a CDS encoding uncharacterized protein (Compare to YALI0F06314g, similar to Saccharomyces cerevisiae PRE8 (YML092C); ancestral locus Anc_8.871, highly similar to uniprot|P23639 Saccharomyces cerevisiae YML092c PRE8 20S proteasome subunit Y7 (alpha2)), with the protein MAADRYSFSLTTFSPSGKLGQIEYALAAVNQGVTSLGIKASNGIVLATEKKSASSLVNSDSHSKIELITPDIGMVYAGMGPDFRVLVDKARKVAQTSYKRVYNEYPPTRMLVQEIAKIVQEATQSGGVRPYGVSLLVAGHDEHNGFTLYQVDPSGSYFPWKATAIGKGSTSAKTFLEKRWNEELELEDAIHIALLTLKESIEGEMNGDTVEISIVSNPADHLLGFEGVAGAVGPRYRKLTPQEIEDRLDTL; encoded by the exons ATGGCAGCAGATAGATATTCGTTTTCACTGACAACATTTTCCCCCAG TGGAAAGCTCGGACAAATCGAATACGCCCTTGCGGCTGTCAACCAGGGAGTCACCTCTCTCGGTATTAAAGCATCCAACGGCATTGTGCTCGCTACCGAAAAGAAAAGCGCTTCGTCTCTAGTCAACTCAGACTCGCACTCGAAAATCGAGCTCATCACACCCGACATCGGAATGGTGTACGCTGGCATGGGTCCCGACTTCCGAGTGCTGGTCGACAAAGCCAGAAAGGTCGCCCAGACCTCTTACAAACGAGTTTATAACGAGTACCCCCCCACTCGAATGCTGGTTcaggagattgccaagaTCGTGCAGGAGGCCACTcagtctggaggagtgcGGCCCTACGGAGTGTCACTTCTTGTGGCAGGTCATGATGAGCACAACGGCTTCACTCTGTACCAGGTTGATCCCTCAGGGTCGTATTTCCCCTGGAAGGCCACTGCCATCGGCAAAGGCTCTACTTCTGCCAAGACTTTCCTGGAGAAGCGATGGAACGAGGagttggagctggaggatgcCATCCACATTGCTCTGCTAACTCTCAAAGAGTCTATTGAGGGCGAGATGAACGGTGACACTGTGGAGATTTCCATCGTCTCCAACCCCGCTGACCATCTGCTTGGATTCGAGGGTGTGGCTGGTGCCGTCGGACCTCGTTACAGAAAGTTGACTCCtcaggagattgaggaccGTTTGGATACTTTGTAG
- a CDS encoding uncharacterized protein (Compare to YALI0F06336g, similar to uniprot|P38149 Saccharomyces cerevisiae YBR281c): protein MVTSSAYRVRFMQQADLTQVDFTLSARKMSYPLDVGLSTCSGPLNEFDTPSPRLSPASFAEDRRGPGYKSKGPQEPQLTHKWRHDYSVVSLAANDKFIFAGTQNSDIQVFDVETFSLKTSLQGHEGCVYALSIATVAGDSSKQFLVSGGSDSLIKIWDIVELKEVSTVYSSFDVGDIFSVVYDPVHNMIFLGAQNASIQWIELGSDTGNSQTVNSEILRLPSYRFDRFFDSRGPGGKTAPQQLERDDYVSIHGQKPHEHALLQIPSENAYQYAHNGYVYCLVCVENFVWKDNVVECVLISGGGDAHVNFWSWCPQKKDLVLIASIDCETSVQTLCVSDSMLYCGTDHGDVKIWDLGTLQLIRQDTIGTSPVVSLSTSGDCVFKGSEGGLQRWSLKGERTATWLAHEGTVQTTIVRELKGRTYLISGGNDGVAIWDITVTDSEHSQQIAKARQNFGFTNDRLISTLFEFVAFRTVSSHGIEYGSDSRRCAIFLRDLLRDFGAHSSLLAVPDKNPVVLGTFSANKSDLKGAKPKRLLFYGHYDVIPAHETDGWDTYPYTITPLDGYLYGRGVSDNKGPVLATIFAVAEAFAKGELGVDVVFLVEGEEECGSPGFEDVIDKNDSMIGDIDYILLCNSYWLDDTTPCINYGLRGVLHATVEVYSDNPDLHSGVEGGATREPTIDLIRLLALLTTPEGDICLPDFYKKVKPPTESEEKRFEHIIKTSHKPLTKASIRAKWALPSLTVHRFNVSGPGNLTVIPKSAQASVSLRIVPDQDADEIKQIFTEYMQDKFAEHKSPNHLKISVFHQADPWIGDIDTPVCQVLRSIVTEVWGVEPLLIREGGSIPVMRFLEKRFNASAIQFPCGQSSDHAHLNNERLRIINLINFRRILMEFFTKIQ, encoded by the coding sequence ATGGTCACATCATCGGCCTATAGAGTTCGCTTCATGCAACAAGCTGATCTGACTCAAGTCGACTTCACCCTATCTGCTCGCAAAATGTCGTATCCACTGGATGTCGGTCTGTCGACGTGTTCGGGTCCTCTCAACGAGTTCGACACGCCCTCGCCGCGCCTCTCACCCGCATCTTTCGCCGAAGATCGACGTGGACCCGGCTACAAAAGTAAAGGACCCCAGGAACCCCAACTGACTCACAAATGGCGTCACGACTACTCGGTGGTCTCGCTGGCCGCTAACGACAAGTTCATCTTTGCCGGCACCCAAAACTCGGACATCCAGGTCTTTGACGTGGAAACCTTTTCGCTAAAGACGTCTCTACAGGGCCATGAAGGATGTGTCTACGCCCTGTCCATCGCTACAGTGGCCGGAGACAGCTCCAAGCAATTCCTCGTGTCGGGAGGCTCCGATTCGCTCATTAAAATTTGGGACATTGTCGAACTGAAAGAGGTGTCGACCGTTTACTCGTCGTTTGATGTCGGTGACATCTTTTCTGTCGTGTATGATCCGGTCCATAATATGATATTCCTAGGAGCTCAGAACGCCTCTATTCAGTGGATTGAGCTCGGAAGCGACACGGGCAACAGTCAGACAGTTAATTCGGAAATCCTACGGCTTCCCAGCTACAGATTCGACCGATTTTTCGACTCAAGAGGACCAGGTGGAAAAACTGCgccccagcagctggaaaGAGACGACTACGTCAGCATTCACGGTCAGAAGCCCCATGAACACGCCCTCCTGCAAATTCCCTCGGAAAATGCTTACCAATACGCCCACAATGGCTATGTTTACTGCTTGGTTTGCGTTGAGAACTTTGTGTGGAAAGATAACGTGGTGGAGTGTGTTTTgatctctggaggaggagatgcgCATGTCAACTTTTGGTCGTGGTGCCCTCAAAAGAAGGATCTCGTCCTGATAGCATCTATCGACTGTGAAACGTCTGTTCAAACACTGTGTGTTTCGGATAGCATGTTGTACTGTGGCACTGATCATGGCGATGTCAAGATCTGGGATTTGGGCACTCTGCAGCTCATTCGACAAGACACCATTGGAACTTCACCTGTTGTGTCTCTATCCACTTCAGGAGACTGTGTATTCAAGGGTAGCGAAGGAGGTCTTCAACGGTGGTCTTTAAAGGGGGAGAGAACAGCTACCTGGCTTGCCCATGAAGGAACCGTACAAACGACTATTGTTCGAGAGCTCAAGGGTCGCACCTATCTCATTTCAGGCGGAAATGATGGTGTTGCCATCTGGGATATCACTGTGACTGACTCTGAGCATTCTCAACAAATTGCCAAGGCTCGTCAGAACTTTGGCTTCACCAATGACCGTCTGATTTCCACTCTGTTCGAGTTTGTGGCTTTCCGAACCGTTTCCAGTCATGGAATCGAGTACGGTTCCGATTCAAGACGTTGTGCTATCTTTCTGAGAGACCTGTTGCGAGACTTTGGAGCTCATTCGTCTCTGTTGGCTGTTCCTGATAAGAATCCCGTTGTTCTCGGTACTTTCAGCGCCAACAAGAGTGATCTCAAAGGAGCCAAGCCGAAGAGATTGCTGTTCTACGGTCATTACGATGTCATTCCTGCCCATGAAACTGACGGATGGGACACGTATCCCTACACAATTACACCTCTGGATGGATACCTATATGGACGAGGAGTCTCAGACAACAAGGGCCCTGTTCTGGCTACTATCTTTGCAGTGGCGGAGGCGTTTGCCAAGGGCGAACTGGGAGTCGATGTGGTGTTCCTGGTAgaaggagaggaggagtgtGGATCCCCCGGGTTCGAAGACGTGATTGACAAGAACGACTCCATGATCGGAGACATTGATTACATTCTTCTGTGCAATTCGTATTGGCTCGACGATACCACACCTTGCATCAACTACGGTCTTCGAGGAGTTCTTCATGCCACCGTCGAAGTGTACTCTGACAATCCCGATTTGCATTCTGGTGTCGAAGGAGGAGCCACTCGAGAGCCCACTATTGATCTGATTCGTCTCCTGGCTCTTCTGACAACTCCCGAGGGTGATATCTGTCTCCCAGACTTTTACAAAAAGGTCAAGCCGCCCACCGAGTCTGAAGAGAAGCGGTTTGAGCATATCATCAAGACATCTCATAAGCCACTTACCAAGGCTTCTATCAGAGCTAAATGGGCTCTTCCGTCGCTTACAGTGCATCGTTTCAACGTCTCTGGACCCGGTAACTTGACCGTCATTCCCAAATCTGCCCAGGCTTCTGTTTCTCTGCGGATTGTGCCTGACCAGGACGCCGACGAAATCAAACAGATATTCACAGAGTACATGCAGGACAAGTTTGCTGAACACAAGTCGCCCAACCATCTCAAAATCTCTGTATTCCATCAGGCTGATCCCTGGATCGGAGACATCGATACTCCCGTTTGTCAGGTATTGAGATCAATTGTGACCGAGGTCTGGGGAGTAGAGCCCTTGCTGAtccgagaaggaggctcgATTCCCGTCATGCGGTTCCTAGAGAAGCGATTCAACGCATCTGCCATCCAGTTCCCCTGTGGCCAATCTTCAGACCATGCCCATCTTAACAACGAGAGACTGAGAATCATCAACCTGATTAATTTTAGACGCATTCTGATGGAGTTCTTCACCAAGATTCAGTAG
- a CDS encoding uncharacterized protein (Compare to YALI0F06358g, similar to uniprot|P25641 Saccharomyces cerevisiae YCR068w CVT17 conserved hypothetical protein, similar to Saccharomyces cerevisiae ATG15 (YCR068W); ancestral locus Anc_6.335) produces the protein MKQDLYKESSPPPSTTKSKGLYVIVAALVTTAIYLLYSQGYSNTHGEKDMPSVVPNLVLPANPSSDHSFAVKHIYHHNTEADANHGRMDVSGEWVRAAQKAQHLNLGQDTHRYMASNARDPYTNLPLKSRTQKVKRWRQRDPDHVESYLEAARLNPQLYGAMDFDWVEEDILVPDVTDRDTVVSLAVMASNAYVDVPFTGDWTNVSWKETGGIGWQSDGVRGHIFVDQTPGSPLVVIALKGTSAAIFDSGGDTVINDKTNDNLLFSCCCARVSYLWNTVCDCYTGESYTCDQECLEKELYAEDRYYRAVLDIYRNVTHLYPQKQIWVTGHSLGGALSAMLGRTYGIPAVGYEAPGELLPTKRLHLPSPPGIPWSQEHIWHFGHTADPIFMGVCNGASSSCSIGGYAMETSCHSGLQCMYDVVTDKGWHLSMVNHRIHTVIDEVLLAYNETAACVPPPPCQDCFNWNFVMGNDKDDDDKDKKKKKKTSTSSSVVSKTKTSTSSTVATNTMPSLPDPTCVERNWYGKCIRYDPEIKQQYGDSHTVTHVTMA, from the coding sequence atgaAACAAGATCTGTACAAGGAATCTTCTCCACCGCCTTCCACGACCAAATCAAAAGGCCTGTATGTGATTGTGGCCGCTCTCGTCACTACAGCCATCTACCTGTTGTACTCCCAGGGTTACTCAAACACACATGGGGAGAAAGATATGCCTAGTGTCGTGCCCAATCTGGTACTCCCCGCTAACCCCTCAAGTGACCACTCATTTGCGGTAAAACACATCTATCACCACAACACCGAGGCCGACGCCAACCACGGACGCATGGACGTGTCTGGAGAGTGGGTTCGGGCCGCCCAGAAGGCTCAGCATCTCAACCTGGGCCAGGACACCCACCGCTACATGGCCTCAAACGCCAGAGACCCCTACACCAATCTGCCGCTCAAGTCGCGGACCCAGAAGGTGAAGCGATGGCGGCAGCGCGACCCAGATCACGTGGAATCTTACCTCGAAGCTGCGCGTCTCAACCCTCAGCTTTACGGCGCCATGGACTTTGACTGGGTAGAGGAGGACATTCTGGTGCCGGATGTCACCGACAGAGATACAGTCGTGTCGCTGGCCGTCATGGCGTCCAACGCGTACGTTGACGTGCCATTTACAGGTGACTGGACCAACGTGAGTTGGAAAGAAACTGGAGGCATTGGCTGGCAGAGTGATGGAGTGAGAGGTCACATTTTCGTGGACCAGACGCCCGGCTCGCCTCTTGTTGTTATTGCTCTTAAGGGCACATCGGCGGCCATTTTcgactctggaggagacaccgtcatcaacgacaagaCGAACGACAACCTGTTGTTCTCGTGTTGTTGTGCGCGTGTCTCGTACTTGTGGAACACAGTGTGTGACTGCTACACCGGCGAGTCGTACACGTGTGACCAAGAGTGTCTAGAGAAGGAGCTTTATGCCGAGGACCGGTACTATCGAGCCGTTCTCGACATTTACCGCAATGTAACTCATCTGTACCCTCAGAAACAAATCTGGGTCACCGGACATTCCCTGGGAGGCGCTCTGAGTGCAATGTTGGGTCGTACCTATGGTATTCCTGCCGTTGGTTACGAGGCACCCGGAGAGCTGCTTCCCACCAAGCGACTGCATTTGCCCAGTCCTCCTGGTATTCCCTGGTCCCAGGAACACATCTGGCACTTTGGACACACGGCTGACCCCATCTTTATGGGCGTGTGTAACGGAGCATCGTCATCCTGTTCCATTGGAGGCTACGCCATGGAGACGTCTTGCCACTCGGGTCTCCAATGCATGTACGACGTGGTGACCGATAAAGGATGGCATCTGAGCATGGTCAACCACAGGATTCATACGGTGATTGACGAGGTGCTGCTAGCGTACAACGAAACAGCTGCATGcgttcctcctcccccttGTCAAGACTGTTTCAACTGGAACTTCGTGATGGGTAAtgacaaggacgacgacgataaGGataagaagaagaagaagaagacgagcaCGAGTAGTAGTGTGGTGTCCAAGACTAAGACATCGACCTCTTCTACCGTTGCTACTAACACGATGCCTTCGCTTCCTGATCCTACTTGTGTGGAGAGAAACTGGTATGGCAAGTGTATCCGGTATGATCCGGAGATTAAGCAGCAGTATGGTGATAGCCATACCGTGACCCATGTTACTATGGCTTAG
- a CDS encoding uncharacterized protein (Compare to YALI0F06372g, similar to Saccharomyces cerevisiae TAF4 (YMR005W); ancestral locus Anc_6.40, similar to uniprot|P50105 Saccharomyces cerevisiae YMR005w MPT1), with protein sequence MSQRDSASPHPQASPGMAKQEPVLLPGREKSPPQQLQFHQEFPNNSFKRTSTSAMTPPISKKPKMAPQTFNNYNASNYGQFQASPMNSGANTPIPQQQNMPQNQQTQNQQQGGPGGQGPGQPLDPDQLSDVISAVGLDLKQEEALLQQGVPQAGYGMQQQQYGYRQQGHALLDQKRVAYTVRQLSQEAGLRFNSDRAGETALLISHACEEWLNQILTQALVLSRHRRRSRNSVHSSLSRALKGIAVKDKEREDKRAERKNLLGLDHAEPESAANPEDQQHKAANMTAAMMSSGKKKYSWMAGGVGASAGGMRMGQTGGGRGDSAIKTREAKEEPGVALRDLLGALEKERAGVEKAIVKGYAKLRN encoded by the coding sequence atgtctcaaCGCGACTCAGCTTCGCCACATCCGCAGGCCTCGCCGGGGATGGCCAAGCAGGAGCCCGTGCTGTTGCCCGGCCGGGAAAAGTCGCCgccccagcagctccagttCCACCAGGAGTTCCCCAACAACAGTTTCAAGCGCACTTCCACGTCGGCCATGACGCCACCAATCTCCAAAAAGCCGAAAATGGCGCCGCAGACCTtcaacaactacaatgCGTCTAACTATGGCCAGTTCCAGGCGTCACCCATGAACTCGGGCGCAAATACACCCATTCCACAGCAACAAAACATGCCGCAGAaccaacagacacagaaccaACAACAGGGAGGCCCCGGCGGACAGGGACCCGGACAACCACTCGATCCTGATCAGCTCAGTGACGTCATTTCGGCGGTGGGTCTTGAtctcaagcaggaggaggcgcTGTTGCAACAGGGAGTGCCCCAGGCCGGCTACGGcatgcagcagcagcaatacGGATACAGACAGCAGGGACACGCGCTGCTGGACCAGAAACGGGTGGCGTACACGGTCCGACAGCTAAGCCAGGAAGCTGGCCTGCGATTCAACAGTGATAGAGCCGGAGAAACGGCTTTGCTCATCTCGCACGCCTGTGAGGAGTGGCTCAACCAGATTCTGACTCAGGCGCTGGTTCTGTCGCGACATAGACGGCGATCGAGAAACTCGGTGCACAGTAGCCTGTCACGTGCGCTCAAGGGTATCGCTGTCAAAGACAAGGAGCGGGAGGACAAGCGAGCAGAGCGCAAGAACCTGCTGGGTCTGGATCACGCGGAACCCGAGTCTGCAGCCAACCCCGAGGACCAGCAGCACAAGGCTGCCAACATGACGGCCGCCATGATGTCTTCGGGCAAAAAGAAGTACTCGTGGATGGCAGGAGGCGTGGGAGCCAGTGCTGGAGGAATGCGAATGGGCCAGACAGGCGGAGGCAGAGGCGACTCGGCGATAAAGACACGAGAAGCCAAGGAAGAACCCGGAGTGGCCCTCAGAGATTTGCTGGGAGCCCtagagaaggagagagCAGGAGTGGAAAAGGCCATCGTGAAGGGCTATGCCAAGTTGAGAAATTAA
- a CDS encoding uncharacterized protein (Compare to YALI0F06380g, no similarity), which produces MLPRELVELILDELDLESMCVLYDTNRFWRVNLTETDFQHKLQESCPWFEPQFSHRKTWRECSVEYVRRMRPKSRFTPKLRLLSDEHMFKGDFYNPQDDLHSPHDLVHIQCNHLRLLDDAYYTSEHGIEVDLSEMAAEYSDYVHDPEFDPQMECQVFSHPHMVIIIYMALSDRHFDHCGVVVKFKDGDCRKPDIKQHITVQGSPSVYTLGAHTFLFYTHSHCFYSSFTQPAAMYLFKDRYFVPIDIGLNDLRHAVVYDGLFAFFGKKKYYCLQANLNSSPARHSSWIKHLFRSTGSHRDPWWGTRYVMVMGSAKKYVFDVRKGILQKVHEQTFEAPKRKFTWRDAIVIGTIFGSAVINWTVIYFAYRWFL; this is translated from the coding sequence CTTTATGACACTAACCGGTTCTGGCGCGTAAATCTCACCGAAACCGACTTCCAGCACAAACTGCAGGAGTCTTGTCCCTGGTTTGAGCCGCAGTTTTCACACCGGAAGACATGGAGAGAGTGCTCTGTGGAGTATGTGAGACGTATGAGGCCAAAGTCGCGTTTCACTCCAAAACTAAGACTACTGAGCGACGAGCATATGTTTAAGGGGGACTTTTACAACCCGCAGGACGACCTTCACAGTCCCCATGATCTGGTACATATCCAATGCAACCATCTGAGATTACTGGATGATGCTTACTATACCAGTGAACATGGAATTGAGGTGGATCTTTCAGAGATGGCTGCAGAGTACTCGGATTACGTTCATGATCCCGAATTCGACCCCCAGATGGAATGTCAGGTCTTTTCACACCCCCATATGGTGATCATCATCTACATGGCTTTGAGTGACAGGCACTTTGACCAttgtggtgttgttgtcaAGTTCAAAGATGGAGATTGTCGCAAACCGGATATCAAGCAACATATCACGGTCCAGGGATCCCCGTCCGTGTACACTCTGGGTGCCCATACCTTCCTCTTTTACACTCACAGCCACTGCTTCTACTCCAGTTTTACACAACCAGCAGCCATGTATCTTTTCAAAGACCGGTACTTTGTGCCCATCGACATTGGTCTGAATGACCTGCGACACGCTGTGGTTTACGACGGACTGTTTGCCTTCTTTGGTAAGAAGAAATACTACTGTCTACAGGCCAACTTGAACAGCTCTCCAGCACGGCACTCCTCGTGGATCAAGCATCTTTTTAGATCAACAGGGAGTCACAGGGACCCCTGGTGGGGAACTCGGTACGTCATGGTCATGGGAAGTGCCAAAAAGTATGTGTTCGACGTTAGAAAAGGGATTTTACAAAAAGTACATGAGCAGACGTTTGAGGCCCCCAAACGGAAGTTCACCTGGAGAGATGCAATTGTCATAGGGACCATATTTGGTTCCGCCGTCATAAACTGGACAGTCATCTATTTCGCCTACAGATGGTTTCTATGA